A region from the Streptomyces lydicus genome encodes:
- a CDS encoding NAD-dependent epimerase/dehydratase family protein, translated as MGKVVLVTGVARQLGGRFVRRIQRDPDVDRVIGVDAVAPEHHLGGAEFLKADIRHPAIARVLAETGVDTVVHMDINGTPLSKRGGRASVKETNVIGTMQLLGACQKAPNVQRLVIKSSTSVYGSAPRDPAVFTETTTPKSLPSGGFAKDVVEVEGYVRGFARRRPDVAVCVLRFANILGPCADSPLAEYFSLPVWPTVLGYDPRLQFVHEGDAIEVLRIAAAAPRRGTLNSGTFNIAGDGVLLLSQTARRLGRPTVPLLLPTVTWAGTALRSIGISDFSPEQIRLLTHGRVVETTQMRETLGFHPKYTTAETFAEFARSRGPGLLPPESLAHTVDRLAEALPARGGPTQ; from the coding sequence TTGGGCAAGGTCGTGCTCGTCACGGGAGTCGCACGGCAGCTGGGCGGCCGGTTCGTCCGCCGTATCCAGCGCGATCCCGACGTCGACCGGGTGATCGGGGTCGACGCCGTGGCACCGGAACACCATCTGGGCGGCGCCGAATTCCTCAAGGCCGATATCCGGCATCCGGCCATTGCCAGGGTCCTGGCCGAGACGGGTGTCGACACGGTCGTCCACATGGATATCAACGGCACACCGTTGAGCAAGCGCGGCGGCCGCGCCTCGGTGAAGGAAACCAACGTCATCGGGACGATGCAGCTGCTCGGCGCCTGCCAGAAGGCCCCGAATGTGCAGCGCCTGGTCATCAAGTCCAGCACCAGCGTCTACGGCTCCGCGCCCCGTGACCCCGCCGTCTTCACCGAGACCACCACGCCGAAGTCGCTGCCCAGTGGCGGCTTCGCCAAGGACGTCGTCGAGGTCGAGGGATACGTCCGCGGCTTCGCCCGGCGCCGGCCCGATGTGGCGGTGTGCGTGCTGCGCTTCGCCAACATCCTCGGGCCGTGCGCGGATTCCCCGCTCGCCGAGTACTTCTCACTGCCCGTGTGGCCCACCGTCCTCGGCTACGACCCGCGGCTGCAGTTCGTCCACGAGGGCGACGCCATCGAGGTGCTGCGGATCGCCGCCGCCGCGCCGCGCCGCGGAACGCTCAACAGCGGCACCTTCAATATCGCCGGGGACGGCGTCCTGCTGCTGTCGCAGACCGCCCGGCGGCTGGGGCGGCCCACCGTGCCACTGCTGCTGCCGACCGTGACCTGGGCCGGTACGGCGCTGCGGTCCATCGGCATCTCGGACTTCTCGCCGGAACAGATCCGGCTGCTCACGCACGGCAGGGTCGTGGAAACGACGCAGATGCGCGAGACACTGGGATTCCATCCGAAGTACACGACGGCGGAGACCTTCGCGGAATTCGCCCGCAGCCGTGGACCCGGGCTGCTGCCGCCCGAGTCCCTCGCCCACACCGTCGACCGGCTCGCCGAGGCGCTGCCGGCCCGCGGCGGCCCGACCCAGTGA
- a CDS encoding lysophospholipid acyltransferase family protein — MADAKVIPFGEEPRARRKARRAGRTGHGTGLAPVPEARTEHPPAAVPRTNPGRSLDERIAGGLAFLRRRITGDYEVDDFGYDEELTDQVLMSLLRPFYEKYFRVEVKGVENIPSDGGALIVANHSGTLPLDGLMLQVGVHDNHPAQRHLRLLAADLVFVLPVINELARKAGHTLACAEDAQRLLERGEIVGVMPEGFKGIGKPFSDRYKLQRFGRGGFVSTALKAGAPIVPCSIVGAEEIYPMIGNAKTLARVLGLPYFPLTPTFPWLGPLGAVPLPTKWTIQFGEPIPTAGYPPEAADDPMLMFNLTDQVRETIQHTLYKLLVQRRSVFF; from the coding sequence ATGGCGGACGCCAAGGTCATCCCCTTCGGCGAGGAGCCCCGGGCGCGCAGGAAGGCCAGGAGGGCCGGGCGCACGGGGCACGGTACGGGGCTGGCGCCGGTGCCCGAGGCCCGGACCGAGCACCCGCCGGCGGCGGTGCCGCGGACGAATCCCGGGCGGTCCCTGGACGAGCGGATCGCGGGCGGGCTGGCCTTCCTGCGCCGGCGGATCACCGGCGATTACGAGGTCGACGACTTCGGGTACGACGAGGAGCTGACCGACCAGGTCCTGATGTCGCTGCTGCGGCCCTTCTACGAGAAGTACTTCCGGGTCGAGGTGAAGGGTGTCGAGAACATCCCCTCCGACGGCGGGGCACTGATCGTCGCCAACCACTCCGGGACGCTGCCGCTGGACGGGCTGATGCTGCAGGTCGGGGTGCACGACAACCATCCGGCGCAGCGTCATCTGCGGCTGCTGGCGGCCGATTTGGTGTTCGTCCTGCCGGTGATAAACGAGCTGGCGCGCAAGGCCGGGCACACCCTGGCCTGTGCGGAGGACGCCCAGCGGCTGCTGGAGCGCGGCGAGATCGTCGGGGTGATGCCGGAGGGCTTCAAGGGCATCGGCAAGCCCTTCTCGGACCGCTACAAGCTGCAGCGGTTCGGGCGCGGCGGCTTCGTCTCGACGGCGCTGAAGGCCGGGGCGCCGATCGTGCCCTGCTCGATCGTGGGCGCCGAGGAGATCTACCCGATGATCGGGAACGCCAAGACGCTGGCGCGGGTGCTGGGGCTGCCGTACTTCCCGCTCACGCCGACCTTCCCGTGGCTGGGGCCGCTGGGGGCGGTGCCGCTGCCGACGAAGTGGACGATCCAGTTCGGCGAGCCGATCCCGACGGCCGGCTATCCGCCGGAGGCGGCGGATGATCCGATGCTGATGTTCAACCTGACCGACCAGGTGCGGGAGACGATTCAGCACACCCTCTACAAGCTGCTGGTACAGCGACGCTCGGTGTTCTTCTGA